The DNA window CGAGCATGGGAAAACAATGACTAAATGGCTGACTCCATGGAAGTTTTAAGTTTAGACTGGCCAAATGAGCTGCATTGGAGGACGAAAGTTGCATTGGGCCATTTTCTTAATTTCCACTTTGAGGACAAGGTGACATTTATTAAATAGAAATGTAATCATATATTCCAAAACAAAAAGCCATATTTCAATGTTCCCATTTTCAGAAACATCTAGGTTGATATATTTTCGTTGGTTTAATAAACAGATGATAACTAATTGTACCATAGAAAGGTTCAATGAAGGAGCAAGCAGGACAGAGTTCTTTGATCTCGTCAGCATATGTGTACCTTGTCAAAATCTTTAACAACATTAGCCTCTAAAGAAGAATTGTTTTCATACTCCGCCCACAGTTCTTTGATCTCGTCAGcttcaaaatacaaaaatgttTCATCCTCAAATAAACTTTACGTAGAATAATTTGGAAGTTCTTAAAAAATATACAAGAAAATATGTTTAGCAATACCTCTCATCCCTCCACCAAGAACTTCACACATTTTGTTTAAAGCTTCTTCCTCCATTCGGCTTTTTTCAGCCTTAGGTACACCATCCGATGGTGTTATATCTCCAACAATAGCTATTCAGTACAATACTGAGCTCAGATTTCAATATTAACAGTATATACTTCAATTGAAAAACTGCATAAGCAATTGAGTGAGAGGAACATGTACCTTCTGCAATATCATGCACCAAAGCTATTTTAATACATCTGCACAGAAAAAAGAGTTGATATGAAAGAAGGTAAGAAATAGAGATGATACTAATTGAAATAGAAAAGATAGTAATGAGTTGTAGTCAGCATTCATTGGGACCGATTGTGACAATAAATTAGAGTTCATTTGTGAAGGTCTAAATGATTTATTTCTTAAGGTAGAATCTATTTGTCTCTTTGTATAGCTATATAATTTACTATCATTATATAGCTATACAATGACCCAAATGCATTCTATCTTACAAAATAAATCGTTTTAAACCTTCACAAATTAATTCTAATTCATTGTCACAATCAGTCACAATGACCGCTTATGCCAACCAATAATACTACAGGTCATGCAAACCTTTCTCTACAGAGTCCAGGAAGATCAGAAGCAATTAAGGACATCAAAGCCATGCGGTACATATGGTCAGCTATGGACTCAGCACCCTTAATCCCGTGATTAACCCATCCTTTCCTCTTGGTGGTCTACAAGGCAAGAGGATGTTTAACCTAATTCTGAGTAATAATAATGTATAGCAAAGAGAAGAAATAGTGGATGGGTGTTTGAAAGGGTACCTTGAGTCTGTGGCAGAGAGTGAGAAAATCGATGGCAGACGAAGATGACGGTACGTTGGGAGAAGCAAACCCTTCCGAACCGGAGGTTTGGGACCGAACCAAAATGAGGCTTAGGCTCGGAGCGTAGCGGGGGAGAAAGGGCTTGCAATTTGGTGTAACGGAAATGGAGCGGTAAGGTGAAGTGCGATGCAGAGGTGACATGCAACACCGGCTGCCAGAATTAATCctcattttttttgtattttaagatTTTGTATTCATCTGAGAAACGGAATTGAAGGTGACGATACAAATAACGTGCTTTGGTCTTTCTTTTTCCCGATTAGGTCTTCATTCATTTCGGCAAATCCTAACCAAACTagattatcaattaaaatttaactttttttttttcaattttgggaAAAATTGAACGAAAATTTCTCTTTATATTGTGGTAGGTGAAAATCACCCCTAAAAACTCGAATAAATCTTTCGGGGATGTATCTCTGAAAATATCTTTTATGTATTTGAAAGATGTTTAGGAGATGCATCTTCTAAATAATCACTTATAGtggtttttttatagaaaattatcAAAGTTAAATTTTAATATGAATAATGAAAACGTGAacgaaataaaaatgttaaacaaCAATGACCACAAACAATAATAAGCAATATCAGACGATAATAAATGATAAGCACAACGATAACAAACGATAATATGTTGTTCTGAAAATAGTAAAACATTATACATAAATTGTTATGGAACAAAAAAAAAGCATAGCATACTGCGTATGCCTAATCCTCACCACATGTCCCCTCCTATGCCTCCTGTATCTCACCGTAGTCTCTGCCTAGCTAACCACTCTCTGCATGATGGCCACCGCCTCAAGTCCGCCCCTCTCAACGATCCCTAAGTGTAGAGTCTCCTGCACAATCGCTTGTATCCGCTGATAAGTCGGCAAGacatcagtggcatggtcatcctcagcCTGCTGGTTCTTCACAATCTCTTCATGAGCTGGACTAGATAGACGTCCAAGAGCATCTGGTGTCATGATAGTGTGTGACACTATGTAGAACCATGTCATGTATCCCTCTACATAATGCTAAATGTTGCATGCCGACATCATCTGATAGTCTTATGGCACCAaattatgctcccaatcatcaaAGATCTCATTAAGATCTCGGCGGACAATGGTGTCAGGAGCAGTCTGAGATGGAGATTTGGGTATGATCTGGACATAACCAAACTATCGCATACATCGCTCCGGCAGATACCTGACCATAGTGTCGGTCCCACATGCCAGCCACCCAGGGTACAAAGAGATGGAGTTAAATGGGATAACCTCTCTGTGGTCCTCGAACAACGTCCATAGGATGTCCTTGTGAACAGTCCGATCGAGATACACCCAAAACGGCAATACAATCTGATTCCATCTGTGTAGGAGATACATGGCAGCCCTCGGCATAACCTCCGTATAGTCAAGATCCAGAGCATATCCATGAATGCGGTGGAAGTGAGAAATGATACATCCTTGAAAAACAAATAAGAGTTGTGtaagaaaaaattattaatagtaattaaaacaaatttaatagTAGGAATGAAATGTACCGCCAGTAGCATGCAATAGCCTATAAGTTGCATCGTCCTCCAGTtagaggcttcattcagcttttggtataggtataccaagaAGCCGGCCCTCTGGTTCCACTCACTCACCGCATCCAAATCCACAAAGTACCAGAGGTATGTTACATCCACGTAGTtagcacttttgtccacaaaaagGGACGTGCCAACCAAGTACATGAAGTAACACCTCAAAGCA is part of the Vicia villosa cultivar HV-30 ecotype Madison, WI linkage group LG2, Vvil1.0, whole genome shotgun sequence genome and encodes:
- the LOC131646030 gene encoding 5'-deoxynucleotidase hdd1 isoform X1 encodes the protein MRINSGSRCCMSPLHRTSPYRSISVTPNCKPFLPRYAPSLSLILVRSQTSGSEGFASPNVPSSSSAIDFLTLCHRLKTTKRKGWVNHGIKGAESIADHMYRMALMSLIASDLPGLCRERCIKIALVHDIAEAIVGDITPSDGVPKAEKSRMEEEALNKMCEVLGGGMRADEIKELWAEYENNSSLEANVVKDFDKVEMILQALEYEMEHGKVLDEFFVSTAGKFQTELGKSWAAEIISRRKSLTAKRLS
- the LOC131646030 gene encoding 5'-deoxynucleotidase hdd1 isoform X2, with product MRINSGSRCCMSPLHRTSPYRSISVTPNCKPFLPRYAPSLSLILVRSQTSGSEGFASPNVPSSSSAIDFLTLCHRLKTTKRKGWVNHGIKGAESIADHMYRMALMSLIASDLPGLCRERCIKIALVHDIAEAIVGDITPSDGVPKAEKSRMEEEALNKMCEVLGGGMRADEIKELWAEYENNSSLEANVVKDFDKVEMILQALEYEMGKFQTELGKSWAAEIISRRKSLTAKRLS